The Clostridioides sp. ES-S-0010-02 genome window below encodes:
- a CDS encoding YhbD family protein — protein MEELISKKDLLSKTNISYGQLYRWKRKNIIPEEWFIKKSAFTGQETFFPRDKILERIELILSMKEDTSLDDIANMFTKKDTNKEFDIDFILEKEAICNYTKEIFQNLYKKEQSIGKKELLILSIIEKFLVKSTITFEELKLIVNIIEENFKSIYNENGRIYLFRKFGVPFVIGCLDYKQVKFEKDVVKIVEIDLMKEINDISIKLS, from the coding sequence ATGGAAGAATTGATATCTAAGAAAGATTTATTAAGCAAAACTAATATATCTTATGGGCAGCTATATAGATGGAAAAGAAAAAATATAATACCAGAAGAATGGTTTATAAAAAAATCAGCTTTTACAGGTCAAGAGACGTTTTTTCCAAGAGATAAAATACTAGAGAGAATAGAGTTAATACTATCTATGAAAGAAGATACATCTCTTGATGATATTGCAAACATGTTTACAAAAAAAGATACCAATAAAGAGTTTGACATTGACTTTATTTTAGAGAAAGAAGCTATATGTAATTACACAAAAGAAATATTTCAAAATTTATATAAAAAAGAACAGAGTATAGGCAAAAAGGAATTGCTTATATTGAGTATAATAGAGAAATTTTTAGTTAAATCCACAATAACATTTGAAGAATTAAAATTAATAGTAAATATAATAGAAGAAAATTTTAAATCAATATACAATGAAAATGGAAGAATTTATTTGTTTAGGAAGTTTGGTGTTCCATTTGTAATAGGATGCTTGGATTATAAACAAGTAAAATTTGAAAAGGATGTAGTTAAAATTGTTGAAATTGACTTAATGAAAGAAATAAATGATATAAGTATTAAGTTATCATAG
- a CDS encoding MarR family transcriptional regulator: MEIREQIKLVNAVLSGTLDLYRVWAKKHDLNYNALVILYTLDEYKVCTQKQICEWWALPKQTVHGILMEFEKKGYITISSNSENKRERLVSFTKSGKQFTDSILEPLHSMEEKAIEKLGDEKWNQLIACNTAYYELLKEEIKNG, from the coding sequence ATGGAAATTCGTGAACAAATTAAACTTGTAAATGCTGTTTTAAGTGGAACTTTAGATTTATACAGGGTATGGGCTAAAAAACATGATTTAAATTATAATGCATTAGTTATCTTATATACTTTAGATGAGTATAAGGTATGTACGCAAAAGCAAATTTGTGAGTGGTGGGCTTTACCTAAACAGACGGTACATGGGATTTTGATGGAATTTGAAAAGAAGGGATATATTACTATTTCGTCTAATTCTGAAAATAAAAGAGAGCGTCTGGTTTCTTTTACAAAGAGTGGAAAACAATTTACTGATTCAATATTAGAACCACTTCATAGCATGGAAGAAAAGGCTATTGAAAAATTAGGAGATGAAAAATGGAATCAACTTATTGCTTGTAATACTGCATACTATGAATTGTTAAAGGAGGAAATTAAAAATGGATAA
- a CDS encoding MATE family efflux transporter, giving the protein MDNVLAKKFTFTSLLSFAIPNVIMMISLSMYIIVDGMFISRLLGTIALSSTNMVYPAISFEMAVAIMVATGGSAIVARKMGEGKQEEARKNLSFLIIVEILIGIFIAIIGNLFIDEIILFLGASSIQAPLCITYAKILFSFAPAFFLQTAFQTFLVTSGKPTLGLIVTLLAGVVNIVLDYIFMVPLNMGIAGAAIATGLGYCIPAIVGLAYFFFARNNPLHFVKPELNWNVLFRSCTNGSSEMVTNLANAVTTFMFNYTFLQYYGENGVASITIILYFQYIFTAIYFGYSNGIAPIISFKYGHGDKKQLQDIFKNSILFLIISSIVSNILIHLTITKSLTIFTSINSDVYNITLYGFSFYSLAFVIMGFGIFSSAMFTAFSDGKTSAIISFSRTFIFILGAILILPNIFGEIGVWIAVPVAEFLGLFISLLFLIRKKHYGYCK; this is encoded by the coding sequence ATGGATAATGTATTAGCTAAAAAATTTACATTTACTTCTTTACTATCTTTTGCAATTCCTAATGTTATTATGATGATTAGTTTATCTATGTACATTATTGTTGATGGTATGTTTATTTCTCGTTTGCTTGGTACAATAGCATTATCATCTACGAATATGGTATATCCAGCTATCAGTTTTGAAATGGCTGTAGCAATCATGGTTGCAACAGGTGGAAGTGCTATAGTTGCTAGAAAGATGGGGGAAGGAAAACAAGAGGAAGCAAGAAAAAATTTGAGTTTCTTAATCATTGTAGAAATATTGATTGGTATTTTTATTGCTATTATTGGAAACTTGTTTATTGATGAAATTATTTTGTTTTTAGGTGCAAGTTCAATACAAGCTCCTTTGTGTATTACTTATGCTAAAATACTTTTTAGCTTTGCACCTGCATTTTTTCTTCAAACAGCATTTCAGACTTTTCTGGTTACTTCTGGTAAACCAACACTTGGTCTGATTGTTACGTTGTTAGCTGGAGTTGTGAATATTGTGCTGGATTATATCTTTATGGTTCCATTGAATATGGGTATTGCTGGTGCAGCGATTGCAACTGGATTAGGTTATTGTATTCCTGCAATTGTAGGTTTAGCCTATTTCTTTTTTGCAAGAAATAATCCTCTGCACTTTGTAAAACCAGAACTAAATTGGAATGTGCTTTTTCGTTCTTGTACAAATGGGTCATCGGAAATGGTAACAAACTTAGCAAATGCTGTAACAACATTTATGTTTAACTATACTTTTTTGCAATATTATGGTGAAAATGGTGTTGCTTCTATAACAATTATCCTGTATTTCCAATACATCTTTACAGCTATTTATTTTGGCTATTCCAATGGAATAGCTCCAATTATCAGTTTTAAATATGGACATGGTGATAAAAAGCAACTACAAGATATATTTAAGAACAGTATATTATTTTTGATTATTAGTTCAATAGTATCGAATATTTTAATTCATTTGACTATAACAAAGTCATTGACTATTTTTACTTCAATTAACAGTGATGTTTACAATATTACACTTTATGGTTTTTCCTTCTATTCTCTAGCTTTTGTGATTATGGGATTTGGTATTTTTTCTTCTGCAATGTTTACAGCATTTTCTGATGGGAAAACATCAGCTATTATATCCTTTTCTAGAACGTTTATTTTTATTTTAGGTGCTATTCTTATTCTTCCAAATATATTTGGAGAAATAGGAGTTTGGATAGCTGTCCCTGTTGCAGAATTTTTAGGATTATTTATTTCTCTTTTATTTTTGATTAGAAAAAAACATTATGGCTATTGTAAATAA
- a CDS encoding rubrerythrin family protein — protein sequence MNLKDSKTKENLLRAFAGESQARNRYNISASVAKKEGLYIIESLFNYTADQEKSHAKQFFTKLKEFAGENISISGAYPVDLYDKTAQHLKAAQHNELQEWDDVYKNFGKTAREEGFEAIAKLFENIAEIEKVHGDRFGRYATDLEEGTLFRRNEDIQWICTNCGHIHIGKEAPKACPVCLHPQGYFLDFKNSLFE from the coding sequence ATGAATTTAAAAGACAGTAAAACTAAAGAAAATTTATTGAGAGCTTTTGCAGGTGAAAGCCAGGCTAGAAATAGATATAATATTTCTGCATCTGTAGCAAAAAAAGAAGGATTATATATAATAGAATCTTTATTTAATTATACTGCTGACCAAGAAAAGTCACATGCAAAACAATTTTTTACTAAATTAAAAGAATTTGCTGGAGAAAATATAAGTATATCAGGAGCATATCCTGTAGATTTATATGATAAAACAGCTCAACATCTTAAAGCTGCACAACATAATGAGCTTCAAGAGTGGGATGATGTATATAAAAACTTTGGAAAAACAGCACGTGAAGAAGGTTTTGAAGCTATAGCTAAATTATTTGAAAATATAGCTGAAATAGAAAAAGTTCATGGTGATAGATTTGGTAGATATGCTACTGATTTAGAAGAAGGTACTTTATTTAGAAGAAATGAAGATATCCAATGGATATGTACAAACTGTGGACATATTCATATTGGTAAAGAAGCTCCAAAAGCTTGCCCTGTTTGTCTTCATCCACAAGGATATTTCTTGGACTTTAAAAATTCATTATTTGAATAA
- a CDS encoding MarR family transcriptional regulator, which yields MEDKYIIHFISKTKANMLKFIENKLNKNGLNELLPTHGNILTALYENNGILTMKEIATKIGKDKSTVTVLVNKLISLGYIERQKSDNDKRITYIKLTKKAMLIEDTFNSISSQVKETAYCNITEKEKQEFLRILKKINNNFKNAD from the coding sequence ATGGAAGATAAATATATTATACATTTTATAAGTAAGACAAAAGCTAATATGCTTAAATTCATTGAAAATAAACTCAATAAAAACGGTTTAAATGAATTGTTGCCTACACATGGAAATATACTCACTGCACTTTATGAAAATAATGGAATACTTACAATGAAAGAAATTGCAACTAAAATAGGAAAAGACAAATCTACTGTTACAGTATTAGTTAATAAACTTATAAGTCTAGGATATATAGAAAGACAAAAGAGTGACAATGACAAACGTATTACATATATAAAACTTACAAAGAAAGCAATGCTAATAGAGGATACATTCAATAGTATTTCATCACAAGTTAAAGAAACAGCCTACTGTAATATCACAGAAAAGGAAAAGCAAGAATTTCTTAGAATTTTAAAAAAAATCAATAATAATTTCAAAAATGCTGACTAA
- a CDS encoding YhdH/YhfP family quinone oxidoreductase — translation MSKNFKSLYITEEEGRFKRNIIERDIDELPEGDVLIKVKYSSLNYKDALSANGNKGVTRKYPHTPGIDASGVVEFSSCDDFKVGDEVLVTGYDLGMNTSGGFSEYIRVPSNWVVKLPTNLSLKEAMDYGTAGFTAALSVYKFVNTVDKDMGDVLVTGGTGGVAVIATKILVKLGYSVAVSTGKLEEQKDTLLKLGVKDVIHRSEVDDNSGRPLLRPRWAGVIDTVGGNTLSTAIKTTNYCGAVTTCGNAGGIDFTSSVYPFILKGVTLYGIDSVDCPMNLRLKIWDLLSNEWKLEDLDDMVTVVSLNELSKSIDSIIEGKHVGRTVVDLGL, via the coding sequence ATGAGTAAAAATTTTAAATCACTATATATTACAGAAGAAGAGGGACGTTTTAAGAGAAATATAATCGAAAGAGATATAGATGAACTACCAGAAGGAGATGTTCTGATAAAAGTAAAATATTCTTCACTAAATTATAAGGATGCACTTTCAGCAAATGGAAATAAGGGTGTAACTAGAAAATATCCTCATACTCCAGGAATAGATGCATCTGGTGTAGTAGAATTTAGTAGTTGTGATGATTTTAAAGTTGGAGATGAAGTTTTGGTAACAGGTTATGATTTAGGAATGAACACCTCTGGAGGGTTTTCAGAATATATAAGAGTTCCTTCTAATTGGGTTGTCAAACTTCCAACTAATCTTTCTCTAAAAGAAGCAATGGATTATGGTACAGCAGGATTTACAGCAGCTTTATCTGTATATAAATTTGTAAATACTGTAGACAAAGATATGGGAGATGTACTAGTTACTGGTGGTACTGGAGGAGTTGCTGTGATTGCAACTAAAATATTAGTTAAATTGGGATATTCAGTTGCAGTTTCAACAGGAAAATTGGAAGAACAAAAAGACACATTATTAAAACTAGGTGTTAAAGATGTTATACATAGATCAGAAGTAGATGATAATTCAGGGAGACCTCTACTTAGACCAAGATGGGCTGGAGTAATAGATACAGTAGGAGGAAATACTTTATCAACAGCAATAAAGACAACTAATTATTGTGGAGCAGTTACAACATGTGGTAATGCAGGTGGAATTGATTTTACAAGTTCAGTATATCCATTTATATTAAAAGGTGTTACTTTATATGGTATAGATTCTGTAGATTGCCCAATGAATTTGAGATTAAAAATATGGGACTTATTGTCAAATGAATGGAAGCTAGAAGATTTAGATGACATGGTAACTGTAGTATCATTAAATGAATTGAGTAAAAGCATAGATTCAATAATAGAAGGAAAGCATGTAGGAAGAACAGTAGTTGATTTAGGATTGTAG